DNA from Pomacea canaliculata isolate SZHN2017 linkage group LG9, ASM307304v1, whole genome shotgun sequence:
caagaagacaggagaagacAGTCACTAGGAGTATCGCCTGCATtgtccttgtctttctcttgcttgATGTCGCCCGGCGCTGACTGTCTTTGGGGTGGAGCTTGGTGGTCTTTTATTTCCTCCACCATAGTAACTACACATGTTGACACACACTGTAACCATGGTGGGTtgctatgtgtttgtgtgaagcTCTGCCGATTGGTCAAGTCTTCAGCAAACTATAGCACCACACGTTTGGCAATGTCAACGAATGCTTTGAGTGAGAAttggtttattatttatttctagatTACTCATTTATGCCTTCTGAAAGATATactgtatctttttttttcttttggatgtGCCACCTGCTTAAActtcatctttgttttaaatggcACTATTCCACTTGCTatgtaaacataaaagataaatacCAGGCTGACACTAAGCACTGCAGACTCtctgtgaaataaaatatttctcctcTTCTCGCTCTATCGCTACAGAAGAAAAATCTACTTttcaaactctttctctctccatgaCTAATAGTgctgtgtttacatttttacgGCTTTTGAATTAATGTTAAGAAAAAAGCCGAGGACCATCTTAGAAAGTGAGTCCCGTAAGCCAGCAATATCTATTATGTAATAAGGAGAATAAATAGTTTAAATGTTGTCtgtaaaatgttaatttgtACATCTTTTTACCTCGCTTATTAATTTCCTCAGATTTTTTAGCTGGTTGCCAAAATATTGCGAGTTACAGACTTTATTATCAAAGAGACTGCGACGCTAGAACTCGAACCAGGTATCCTCTGTGCTCGAACCACGTGACACAAACACCACAGGAAATGGTTTGCACAACGAACCTGACGACACACCACGAGGACCACACACGAGGACACATGTACCTTAACACCAcctgagaatttttttaaaatgtgaaagcTACTTTAACCTACTTCATCATATCAATAGGTCTAAAGCGTCCGGCCACCGGATACTGTCCTCTCGagttcaacacacacacgctctgtAAACAAAGATTTGTCCAATCTCTGTTGATAGAGACATGTGAGTGTTTACTCACACAGCACTTGGCAGCAGGGGCCCGGAAAGGTGATTAAAGTCAGCTTAGTACAGTTTCACATTTTGTGCAAATTAAACTAAGAGAAAAACACAGTATTGAGTTAAAGTAGAAGTGATAAATGGCCTTAGAATACATTGTAATTAATGTAACCCAAGAAGTACAGTCCcgactaagaaaaaaaaattcaaatgctTTTCATTAACTCATCCCTCAAAACAGAACAGAACCAGTGAGTAGTATCTGCTAAAAACAATGGGAAAATGAGTGACAAATATATGGATAGAATACTATATATTCGTTGCTATgggtgcaacatttttgtgatgTATGACAAACCATGAAAGACTTATTGCACGATAGCATGGTTGTAAGCAAGATGACTCTTTCCTTCCAAAACACAAGGCGACAGCACATCTTTCAATATATTTGTACTACTTTCGATCAAATGCGATTTGTGTAAAGAGTAGCAAACAAAAAGCCctttaaataaacaaagggaATTGAACATATGCAAACTGATCTTCTATTTTGTGGTGCTCTAACTATTCTCACCATCAACACTACCTTTTGTAGCCCTTACTACTACTTCAGCTGCCTCCTTAAAGAATTTTCAACAGTGAGACCTATCCTCTCTACCTCCCTCCCCATTATCTATGGTCAAGAGTCAATGGACTAAAACCTGTGTAATCAAATAAGTAGATGAGGTCCAACTCCGTTTGGTAACCAGTTGACTTCTACCTTCACAGTGTGAGTGCGGGAgagggtgtccagtcacttaatccccagacacttcatccccgacacttaatgcccgacacttcatcccctagacttttaatccccagacacttcatccccgacacttaatcccttacacttcatccccgacacttaatccccagacacttaatccttatAGATCATgtgcaacctataatagattgttggatgcagttagagagctcatgcctaatgcagctccagagacaatatatagtaacagacttagagaaagctgcgatgaccgcttttagTCATGTAAAGTAACGCTGAAGTCAAGCAGTATTacgcaaagtcactgaactggggatgagaagtgacgacgaagacgacgagtgacgtggaatggtcagatgcctcccagcacttgcctatgtacgtgaggaagacattgttgattccttcgaattgcttgcagagtgaatgccacaacatgatcgcatgccggaacttctatcctacttcaaGCATacgtatatactgtatatattgttaaataacattaaatttactagcttatatgaactttaactaatgttgtagatgttcaaatgacgttgaagttaataacatgatttgaatttgaatttcaattaaatttttcgctggcttcataatatttttagttaaggatttagtttagggattaagtgtctggggattaagtgcttagggattaaaagtctaggggatgaagtgtcggggattaaatgtcggggatgaagtgtcgggattaagtgactgggaaccgcgGGAGAGATACCAGTGTACCTTGTAGGTGCTTTAACCTGCTGTCAAGTGGCCCACGTACCTCAAAATCCTGTTTCTTCtatatttgtcaatattttattagcTTAAGTGAAGTGACCCTAGTCACTGTCAAACAGGACTGTGGGACCTGATATTTTGCGGTGGCGGGCAACATGTTGGTACCAGCCGGCGACCTACCTGACAACTGAGACACAGCCATGCACCTCCCCGAGCAGGTGTCTGCATTTGCGCAATACTTTCTCCTGTTTCTTATACGTTTATAAGTCCGGTAGGAATCGTCCGGGGGATAGAAAAAGAACCATAAATGCTCGAAAGTGCAAACAGAAACGGAGATAAATTAAACCCTCATAGTCAGGTCACTCACTGCGCACCCTGCTACCCTCTAGTGGTTGTGAAGCTCACCCTTTCCTGTGTTTGCTGAGGAGGTTTGTTGAATATCAGCTTACAGAAAGGCTGCGATTTTTACTTGAACAAGATTTTAAGTGACTGtgagcaaaacaatgaaactctctccccttccatatcctCCACTTATCTCCCATTGAATGTTTACAGtgcactgaagacacacctcgtccttaaacattattttttcgtGTCACTACTCGTGTCATAGCAACATTGAAATGCTCTAACTTCCTCTTGAAATGTGTTGTTCTTTctgataaatttatatatttttgtaaataattgtcaaTTAATTTTGAAATCGACAAGCtgttcaatatttaaaaataggaAGCCAATAAAAAATAGTACcagtaaattaaaatgtaatatcaTAATTATTTCCAAAGTTTAGAGAGACGAATAAAGAGttgtaatgaaaataacaaagtaCTTCGacgagaaataaataaaataattattgttattgaacAGTACGTGGACTTGATCAGTCAGCCAagcacacacataacacacacacacacacacacacacacacacacacacacacacacacacacacacacacacacacacacacacacacacacacaatacacacacgcaaccagggccgtgcttaggggcaggcggacgaggcatctgcctagggccccgcgcttcaaggggccccgcgcttttgattgatatggtaactaggcatatggaagtgtagtcagccgtatcacattctcgctggacgcgcttggagacagaaggctgctggacaccgaggatttatcgcgcatgaaccgtgtgatcgtggcgcgagggccccgcacatgccctttgcctcgggccccgcgggggctaagaacgggcctgcacgcaacacacacataacacacaccaTCCATATCTCTCTTTATCAAtaagaccttttttttctctttccatgcTCATTTAGAGTAATATTTCCTTTATTCCTTTCAATGTACTTGCTAAATACGATTGTGGTTATAATAATCAAGACGCGAGGGTTTCATTGGCAAGGTAGCAGACGTCGTCTCCACTGAGCCTTGTCGCCATGGTTGTTGTGTAAACACATGTTCATCTCTACTAGTAACTGTGCTTTTATTCGTCGTTGCTGTTAGAGCTCCTACAGTTGCTACTATTGCTGCTGTTCCTGCTGCTGAATGGTCCTGTACACCCAGTTCATGAAAGGCGCCATGCGGGTGAAGACACTCGGGTACCCGGTGATGTTGCAGTCTTCAGTACCCCAAGAGACCACCCCACCGAGATACCAACGCCCGTCCAGCCAGCAAGAAAGGGGTCCACCAGAGTCACCCTATCAAATAaaacagtcatcatcatcatcatcatcatcatcatcatcatcatcatcatcatcgtcatagtcgtcgtcgtcgtcgtcatcatcatcatcgtcgtcgtcgtcgtcagtaGTTACAGTCGACAAAGGTTGTCTCCGTCAGAAATCGTACGACTTACAGCACACGGCCCCCGGGTGCCGTCCCCAAAGCAGATCATGTCCGGCTCCAGCTCAGTGCCCCACATGTCGCCGCACTCCTCGCTGTCCACAAGGACTCCGTCCACCTGTCTGAGCACCTGTGTGTCGTGTGTCGCGTCTGCAACAGGTGAGACATTCAACATAAGCTCTGTTTACACACTCCATTGAATGACAGTGATATGAACGACTCGGCAAAGTCCTACAGTACACATCTGACACTTAATTTTCGCAAGATTCTCATGTGTTTAATATTCTACGCCCATTATTCTTTTATTCCGAAGCTAAATGTGGGTCAAGTTCTGACCAGCCTTGTGCTGTGCATGTCTGTAATTTATAGAATGTTATAGTTACACAAGCTTGATCAACATCAAACAACACCTGTTCTTTGCTCAACATAAAAGCAGACGCGGCTGGTCGCTCCATCAAGCGCTGATGCCATCCTGAGACCCGAGTCGGCACAAAGCTAGAAGTGTAAACTGTTAggaatcacgtgacaggacaacAGGTACAATAGGTGGAGGACCGTTTATTTTCGCTACTCTCAACCTACCCCGGGTGAATCCCCAGCCAGCTACCCAGCATTCGCCGCTGTGCTCCAGGACAGTCATGCGGAACTGTGAGTCCTGGTCACTGCTGTCAGTTGAGTTTTGAACTCTGGCAGCCTCGCCAGCAGGCAGGCAGATGGGCTCCACCCGCGCATCTTCCGCCAGTTGTACGAGGGCCAAGTCATGTTTATAACGAGCGTATAAGGTGGTGGTCGAGTTGTCCTCCCCAGGCGCGCGAGACCTGTACCCAGGGTACTGCAGGTAACAAAAATTAGAATACGTGTAAGTGggcaaattttatttcatcgTTTGTAACTTCAACTTATTCTCATTTGATAAGTACTTGATATTGCGAGTACCTGGCTATTATCAGTCGGTGGTATGTAGAGACTATATAAGTAAggaattaaacatttattatatctCACCAGAAAAAGCTTAAATAAGGGAAAAAAGATTCCTTTACAATGTAGGATAACAGAATCCGTTGTTGAAGTTACTCATGTTTATTCGACATAGCAGTTTGTTACACTTGACTAAATCATGCTCACTCACAATGAAAATATTCGCTATTTCGATGTCTCGTTCGTTCTCGTCCGATGTTAGGAGATTGTATTCACCCACCCGCATCCTCCACAGTCCAGGGGACGCAAACCTGTGACGTAGTAAACTCACACATAATTGAGCGTTTGTATTTCTGGTTGGATGACAAGTCACATATatatgttctttctctcttcttctctctcttttcctctttatttctctctccttttctcagCGCTCACTCGCTCTAAGTTTCTGGTaacgaacaagaaaaaaagtttcgaATTCTGCTATCTAGAAACAtttatgttatttctttcttttttttcttttttttcttttttttaagaaaattcttcTCAGTTCTTGAAACCTTATTTAATCTATCTATCGAAAATTAAGGGCGACAATCCACCTAATGATATGGTTACGCAcaggttgtctccctttctaAAAGGTCGCGCACTGCTAAGCCAAGCCATGTCGCTTGTCTGTCCTAAGAAAAAGACTgggcttgtgtttgtttatgtgtacagATTAGCTCAGCCTGTTGACTCACTGTTTAAAGCAGTGAGCAGCGGTCACCACCCAGCGCTGGGCAATGAGAGCCCCGGAGCACGCGTGAGCCCCTATCAGGGACCTGAGAGCCAGGAGCCAGGGCCAGGCACCGGGTGGGGAGACACTTCCTCCCACTATCCTCTTCCTCCGGCGAGTCCGGTTCATGGAACCACACTCGTCTAGTAAGaaagaaaggtaaacaaaagaacaaaggaaaagaaagatgggTAATACTAACAGTAATATTTGCGTCCACAGTAGTTTTGTAATAAGCATTGTGTATACGTCTGTACCCTGACCTCCACCTTTAGGTAAACATCGACATTCATGTGCATGCACTAATAATTAGACTaactaaaaaaatgtgtctacaTAATTCTCAAATCAAGTGAGCTTTCATTAGCAGTGCCTGTACATCTAATTGCATATATTAGTTGTTAATTGtgataattatgttttaattattgaGATGATTTACCCAAAGATGCTGCGCTGctggctgcttctccattgTCGGATGGATATTCTACCCACGATGTGGATCCTTGTCCTGCTGTGGTTGTTGACACTGTAACcggtggtgttgttgtttctgGAGTCGTCTCTGTTGTCGTGGTGGTTGCTTCAGTGTTGATGGGTGCACCGCTATACGCTAGGCAACACCAACGGCAACCATCATGAATGACTTTATTGATTGTGGAcatctgctttattttatgaaatatttcttcttttctttttctttctgttatggaatataattttaataataataaccattcATTTCTTTAAGTGCATGTTAAATTTTGAGTTTAATAAGCGAGACACTGATATTCATTCATTATTGAAGGGATGTCAGTTAAAGACCAACCGAATGGTTCAGGTGTGTGTAATGTCTCTACTTTCCTTACCTGTGTCAGGTATGCAGCACTTGTGGTTGCTGTTGGCACACAGAGGGAGCCTCCATTTATGAACGATGTACCGCTCACACCCGGCGCCGCACGCGCCCCCAAAATGGCGACACAGGTTCAAGGTTGCGATGACCCGCACTGATCAACACAAAATACAGACTCAACATGTAGCAAATGGTCAGTCAGTCCACAGCTACTtttaaagtgataaaaaaaacatagcTTACGTGTTTCGAGTTTAATTAAAGAGACTGATCATATACTGAAGCGATGttggattattattattattttgagattaGTGcagtagataaaaatatttaagtattCCCCGTACAGCTTAATAAGTCTCCTTTCAGTCTTAGAGAGTGATTTACAATAAGAAAGAAGACGGCATCTTATGTGCTCACATAAGTCAAAATCCCGGTAGAATGTAACATAGCAAACATCTCGTCTGAAGCCAAACTCATTTTCGAAATCCCAGAAAGCTTAATGTTGATAAGGAAGAGCCTGCAGTTTTACGGGTTATGTTAATTTATAAGTCCAAAGAAGTCTGTTACCCATCGCAAAATACACCTTCACCAGGCACAACCACGATGAATgttttctaaacttttttttccttttttcagacCGTCATTCCCACGGGCAACGGTGTCCTCAGAAGCAATCGTTACACCAGAAAATACTATTATCTTCCAAATTATAGCTTGTCCTagttttttaaagagatttcGCTATTATCTATTTGAGGATCGtctaaaaacaaacttctaAAGACTTGAGGGAAAAAACTCGGAGGTGAAATGAAACTGCGGCGACAAAAACCAACCTCGAATGCAAATTGAATGGGACTGAATTCCACCTTGGAGAACATAGGAGTGCCATCTCCTGGAATAATTGGCTGCATTCATCTGCATGGGATGGCCCTTACGATCGCAGAATTGTCTAGATACAGGTTATCAATCTTGCTTTACCAGCAAAACTATTATGAGACTGAACAGCTTCTTAGAAGAAAAAACACTTTCCTACAGATGCTGCAACTAAGATCAAAGCAACATTTGTCGGCGAAAGCTCACAAAAAAAGATGGCGGGCGCTTCTAAAGACATCAGTAATGTGGGTTATGATGCTTCTGGGCGAAATGACAAACAATAAAGGACAGCACATTGACATTCAAGCATCGCTTTGCGTGGCAGACGACAAAATGAAAGCTTCAGTTCGCTGCACTCAGCGCCATGGCTTTGA
Protein-coding regions in this window:
- the LOC112572302 gene encoding chymotrypsin-like protease CTRL-1; this translates as MQEPKSSIVAVLLCFHHIFSLTPVTGQPPSFSDEELRVIATLNLCRHFGGACGAGCERYIVHKWRLPLCANSNHKCCIPDTAYSGAPINTEATTTTTETTPETTTPPVTVSTTTAGQGSTSWVEYPSDNGEAASSAASLDECGSMNRTRRRKRIVGGSVSPPGAWPWLLALRSLIGAHACSGALIAQRWVVTAAHCFKQFASPGLWRMRVGEYNLLTSDENERDIEIANIFIYPGYRSRAPGEDNSTTTLYARYKHDLALVQLAEDARVEPICLPAGEAARVQNSTDSSDQDSQFRMTVLEHSGECWVAGWGFTRDATHDTQVLRQVDGVLVDSEECGDMWGTELEPDMICFGDGTRGPCAGDSGGPLSCWLDGRWYLGGVVSWGTEDCNITGYPSVFTRMAPFMNWVYRTIQQQEQQQ